The genomic DNA CCAttgattataatttaattaaaggtTAAACTCTGGAGTAACTTTAATGAGTTACATCCTAATTATAAATAGTTTGTTTTACATAATGCAATTGAGATTTAGTATTTTCTTTCTCGATagatatattccattttagttGAATTCAACATTGATAATGGTGTTTGAATTTCTTGAAATTGATAATCTTTTAAATGCTTTTTCATTAGGAATTTGTTTGTCGAACTGAGTACCGAGAAGGCCAAAGATTTGCAAGGTGATCATGATCTCATTGCCAAAAATCTTGATCCAGAATTTAACAAAGGTTTGATGAGTGCAGAGGTGTCTGATGGACGAAACAGTGACATGACCATTCATAAGAAAGGTAATCGCGACCTCATTGTCGAACATCCTGATCCAGAAATTGACAAAGGTTCGATGAGTGCAAATGAGAAGCGTGACGAAAAAAAGGAGTGTCATACAGGTGAAGGTTACATGATCATTATAGTGAACTCATTTACGTTCGATTTGTTTATTactttaaaatatttcattttcagttATGTCGAGTGAAGCGTTTTCTTACCTGAACAAAGTCACAGAGAGGTTAGGAATACTCGAGGATTACCAAAAATTTGAGAAGTCCCTACATAGCTACAGAATGGGAACAATTACAAGAGAAGAACTACAAAAAATGGTAATATTGTTTATACATCCAAATTTTCAGAAGTTACATTTTTTGATTTTCTGTCACATCCTATAACTCTTGAATTGAATATGGCTTGCATTGAACATTAAACTTTAAtacaaaaattatgttaaaaatacTGTAACGGAGAAGAATTCATGTTGCATTCAGGTAGGCGATTTGTTGGGAAAACACTCCGATCTTGTGGAGGGATTTAACGAGTTTTTGACACAATGCGAATCCAACGGTAATGTTACAACCAATTTTCACATCAATATAAAGTCTAATTTTTTCTCCCTTTATTGTTATTTCTAATAAAGTGTTGTTATGCAGAAGGATTATTTGGTCATGTCTTAAATAAAAGTAAGttaatatgattttatgttatattttttttgcgtCGCTTTATCTTTAGGTAGCATTGTATGACATGCATATTTGAACAAACGAAGCAAATATACTTCAAATTGCTATCTCATATATTGTTCACCTgggaataaaaaattataaaaattagtcTTTTCTTGAAGTTGTGAACTATTTGCAACACTTGAAAAGTCATTATCTAAagcaaaatgcatttttttttgccaCTTATCATGCCTCTCTATTGTGAAATGTTGGCTCTAGGCCAtacaaaatacattttttttgcatgatatgattagaaatgaaaatattaaagaaagataaagagagaTTCGGGGTAGAACCTATCACGGAAAAGATGGTGGCAACTCGACATAGGTGGTTTggaaatatattgaaaataccTGTAGTAAAATCAATAGAGGCAGAAGTACCAAGAAAAACTATACGAGAAATTATTAACAAATATCTAGAGATTACCAGGTTggatagagaaatgatatatgatagaacattatgacattgtttgatccatgtagcagACCCCATTAAGTGGGATGAGGCTTGCTTGTTCTCGTCGTTTGCATGtaaaaatcacatattcaatttgTTTTGGTGTTTTATCATTTGTTTGATAGTGATTTTAACGATATTTCCCTTTATGATTCATTTTATAACTTTAAAAAGTTTTGTTGTCTCAGTTATGTTCAGAGAAGAGCATGTCTTCCTTGAAAAAGTCAAAGAGAAATTTAGCAATCCTGAAATTTATCAGGATTTTTTGAAGTGCCTACATATCTATGCCAGAGAATTAATTACCCGAGGAGAATTACAACTATTGGTATGGTATATACTTTTATGTATCCAAATTCATAGAAGTTGCATTTCCAAATTTGTTATGTTGAAGAATGCTTATTTTATATTTCCAACAGGTGTATGATTTATTTGGAAAATATACCGATCTTATGGTCGAATTTAACGATTTCATGGCACAAAGTGAAAAGAAGAATGCCAAACTTGTTAAAGCTTTGAAGGGTCGTCAAATACATGCTTCTGTGTCTCTTAATCAATCTTGATGACTTCTATTACTTGATTGTCCAAGCCATCTTCTCATTATACTTTTGTGTTGCTTCCTGCTTGAGATTATTAAACATGTTTTTAACCATATACTTAAGGAAGTTATTCTGTAGTAGTATGTATTTAGAAGATTTCTTTTGTTATCGAAAAGTTTATTGTCATTAAAACCAATGACTAGGAAGATTGGTGCCATAAAAGAGTATATTATGATGGCATAAAAgattatattttacattttgcaTGACTAGGAAGATTGGTGCCATAAAAGATTGGTGCCAAATAAGCGTGTGTGTGGACATATTAACCTTTAAACTCGATTCGTTCCCGCTGGTTATGCAAACTAATTAAATGTAATATGGATAAGCATGAATATCTTTTTGGTTACTTTGGAAACTTTGAAGTGAATTGAATGTTCACTTCGGGCTCATTGATTAATGGTATTACTCTCATGCAccagagaaaagaagaaatgatttaaaaataatgttgacATAACTCATAAATATGCAAATTTTCATATCCTTTTCTGCCTCTAAATTGACTCTACTTATAGAGAAAATGATGCATGAAACTTCATAAGCAAAACAACTATTGAAATAGCGTCTTTCAAAAGATAATattgcaaaaaataatattggaaATAGCGTGGCATTTAGCTTCTTCACATGGTTCCATACACGTGTGAGTTTGAAACTTGTGGATGCCactttttatcttatatttactCCCTCTGTTATATAATAGATGACTTATTTGAAAATGTGTACTTTTGACCTAACATATTTTGACCTtctttttctactaatatacaaagataaataatatcatataagatgtcgttggATTcatctcgatgaatattttcaaaatatcaaatttttataattttttctaaaaaatttgtaaagttatttaatatcaaaattgtgcattgatATGGGTTACAAGGTCAAATGTTTCACTTAATATGGAACATAGAGTAAAAACATTAAGAagatataaattttcaaaatagtatGAGGCTGAACTCAAACCTATGATCGTAATCTCCCCACcatttcataaaatatatcaaaatattttattcgGAAAATACATTAAATTTATACATTTCCTTTCTTCAATCACAAAGAATTCtagtcccgtgagcatagttcaattggtaggacaatgcattattatatgcaggggttggggttcgaaccccggacatccCACTCATTCACCTTGTAATGTaaattctagccactaaactacctgacaaaaaaaaaaaaaagaactctAGTTCTTCTAGTATATGGAAGGCTATAGTTAATGCTTAAAATGATAATGTTAGAAagcaatttattttgaattcgGATCATCTCTATTTATCAAAAGAAATTGATTGTAACCATTACTTTAGGTTTTTTAAGGGGATCCAGTACTATAGTTTTAGATAGAATAAAAGAGTATATGATTGCATTTCTAAAATCGCTGATATAATTAAAAGaacatttatacaaaaaaattatagtaataaAAATGTCAATATCTTAGCCAAGAtctttggcttttttttttctttcaagggAAGTAATTAGAAGGGTATATTTATACAAGATTGCTTCTTTTAAAGCTTCTACTTCAAACTCACCAGATTTTTTCGATACACTTTTTATTTGGAGTGTCTCTATTAAATCTAAAAATCTAGGAACGATTTAATTTTCTCTCCAAATTGCATTGAAATGTGCTGATTTATTGAACGAAGTCATGAACCAAGTGATTATTCGTCATTATAACAATTCTGCTTCCTCTCAATATTTAGGACATAAATCtaatacccaaaaaaaatattacatacgAATGAATGATTTCAAAAGTGATCAGGTGGTATGGCCTGCGCTGCAATAATTCTAGACAATGTTTCATTCTAACAATGTGTATGCTTCAATGTCTATGCAATCTTTGCCCTTTTCTCCTTTTatccttgatatttttttttcaagaacatcaatgtaatcatcatcaacacTTTGACAAATAATAGTCCAGTAATAATATTGGTGTTGAAATCCCTTCATTATCCAGAAGCTTGAATTTGTCTTGTAATAATATTGGTGTTGTTCAATACATATAAGGTTAGCAAGAGCATTGTCATCCATAGGAATATTGtaacatctaattttttttagtcgCAAAACTTAATAGATAGGGTTATATATACGGAGTTTGTTAGGATACACCCACaaatttttattaaggtgtgttttgtaacactcctatttctattaaaacaattaaacatgcgaataatacatttattcaagaaatagaggctacgccatcatacaaaaattcaaaaccataaatatgtatataaacttcaacagtcgcagcggaatataaacaagagtaatccaaatatacatgtcatgaatcgattaatacatcaacatagatgaatctcaTAATTCCCAACATACGGGAAAATCTCCaatcataacaaaatccaaagtaaaagataatctagaccgacacaacgaagcctagatcagagccgactaaactctaaacaccgatatcggagaaagctcccgatatccaccaagcacaaaaactCACCGAGCAACTAaccctgcacaacgtctacccatccatacagacaggtaggcggtcaaaaccactggggttaagtattacatcatcataatccaaataacagttaacatggatatttcaatttaaacatcatgcacttgatcaataataatattctcatacatatacttacatcaaaccccaatatctcacataaataatcaccaatcacatgtgtcatgaacaaatatcaatttccaattattcatacacaattatcaaacacatatatcaataagactcatgtcatgatatgcacctatcgacacatatatgcatgtggtaccaaatcacctcaaggtcgtcacccatATCCAGACCACCAAGGGtctctgcaaggccgaagcCCAAAAACTAGATCACGAAGGATCTCTGCAAGACCGAAGTCCACAACTAGATCACAAATGATCTCTGTAAGGCCGAAGCCCAAAAACTAGATCACAAatgatctctgctaggccgaagcccaataatgaataaaacatcatataaaatctcaacacgactatgatgcatgaacATGTACAAGGACTcaataatgcgacaacaatccacaattttcacctcaatatataggacaacaaccaattatattgattatctccacaacatttgcattatcaagaaaacatgcccatacacaaataaatcataatattcaccatcacacattaacataattatcaataatcaacaaggtcattcaacatcaactatcacatatagttttaccattcaagcatttcttacattctaagtaagatagcatgcacatttcatgataaacatcatatccaatacaatcattcatttatacaacttcacttagtcatataagaataATCACAACCATTCATAAGGTAATTGACTCAAGAAAACATTTTTGACCAaaaaccgtatcaagtggcaaacgaccaacattgacaatcccaagacaaaacgaCGTAGACAAGTTGAAACTTCTCAAACCaccttaatcaatcatgtattcatgaacTTGAGTCGTCTCCGGACTattaaacattaatccaagaatAACTTCAGTTCATAtgaaaaacccaatttcacaacctttcacattcccacccgaaatatcactttttacatgattaagatgtttgaccacaCTTACAAGttttacctaagtctatatgagctgtaggttcaacttATAAGTCCCAATGTTTGCAAAAGTTTGTTTCCGACAAAAGTCTAAGTTC from Medicago truncatula cultivar Jemalong A17 chromosome 8, MtrunA17r5.0-ANR, whole genome shotgun sequence includes the following:
- the LOC25502794 gene encoding paired amphipathic helix protein Sin3-like 1, whose translation is MKRSKDNDVADIDSQPKRPTLSTTQESNLFVELSTEKAKDLQGDHDLIAKNLDPEFNKGLMSAEVSDGRNSDMTIHKKGNRDLIVEHPDPEIDKGSMSANEKRDEKKECHTVMSSEAFSYLNKVTERLGILEDYQKFEKSLHSYRMGTITREELQKMVGDLLGKHSDLVEGFNEFLTQCESNEGLFGHVLNKIMFREEHVFLEKVKEKFSNPEIYQDFLKCLHIYARELITRGELQLLVYDLFGKYTDLMVEFNDFMAQSEKKNAKLVKALKGRQIHASVSLNQS